CCTTGTACCTTAAATTTATTCTTGTACTGTTTAAAATGAATAGAAGTATCGGCTACATTTTTATCTAAATCGGTGTATCCTGCCAATGAAATTAAATCAATTTTTAGTTTACCATCAGCTGCTTGTTTTTTGAAAAAATCTATTGTATTGCGGTCTGTCATTCCATCTTGTGCAGTCGTAAGGCCATTTTCTGCGTAATAATTTTGAGTCTTATCAAAAAATTCGGCTTGTTTAGTACTAAGTATTTTAAGCAAATTGCTCACAAAAGGATACATGGCAGTTTCCTGTACCAATCCGTTTGGTTCTTTTGAATTTGGGAAACGACCTATATTTCCCCCTGCAGGGTTTGGAGTGTCTTTAGTTACATTCATTTCTTTTAGTCCCAAAGAATTAGCAACTCCCATATGTCCGCTGGTATGCTGTAGATAAACAGGGTTTTTAGGAAAAATAGCATCTAACTCCGTTTTGTTTGGGTGTCGCTTTTCAGCCAATTGGCTTTCGTCATATCCCCATCCAAAAACCCATTCGCCATCTTTTATTTTGTTATCTGCTTTATATTTTTTTAATGCTTCTAACATCTTTGGGATACTCGAAATAGTACCAACTGGAGGAGGATTTAAATCAACTTGGCCCATAGTATTTGAAACCATCCCAAAATGACTGTGAGGATCTATAAATCCAGGTAGCAAAGTTTTGCCATCTAAATCTACTTTGTTACTTTCTGGAAATGATTTTTCTGCTTCTTTAAGAGTACCAACAAAGACAATTTTTCCATTTTGCTCTACTACTGCTTCAGCATAATTAGCTTCGTCAGTTTCCATAGTTATAATGTGTCCATTATAGTACAATTTAGTTTCAGAAGTTTGTTGATCGCTTAAATTCTTGTTTTCTTTTTTTCCACAACTAATTAATAGTATCAAGGATAGAATAAGGAGTGATGTTTTTGTCATTTTAGTCATCAGTTTTAATTTATTAAATAAGATTACTTAACAATGC
The nucleotide sequence above comes from Flavobacterium branchiarum. Encoded proteins:
- a CDS encoding amidohydrolase; translated protein: MTKTSLLILSLILLISCGKKENKNLSDQQTSETKLYYNGHIITMETDEANYAEAVVEQNGKIVFVGTLKEAEKSFPESNKVDLDGKTLLPGFIDPHSHFGMVSNTMGQVDLNPPPVGTISSIPKMLEALKKYKADNKIKDGEWVFGWGYDESQLAEKRHPNKTELDAIFPKNPVYLQHTSGHMGVANSLGLKEMNVTKDTPNPAGGNIGRFPNSKEPNGLVQETAMYPFVSNLLKILSTKQAEFFDKTQNYYAENGLTTAQDGMTDRNTIDFFKKQAADGKLKIDLISLAGYTDLDKNVADTSIHFKQYKNKFKVQGTKIVADGSPQGKTAYFTKPFLTPVPDCAHDCRGLPSLSQDALNKIFKTAYANDNQIFIHCNGDATIDMLIKAHEYACKELKQPLDKDRRTIAIHSQFVRPDQLEIYKKYKIEPSFFTNHAYFWGDVHVENLGKDRAFFLSPIATAAKMGLKYTNHSDATVTPINPLFTVWTAVNRTSRTDKVIGEAERATPYQALQAITINAAYEYFDENLKGSLKNGKLADFVILDKNPLTVNPTELKDIKVLETIKEGKTIFKK